AGGAGCCAGTCACCAGTTCGGTTGCTGGACGACAAGTTTTCACCGCTGTGCCGACGGAAATGAAGCGACTATGCCCCGACATCATGAAGAAAAAAACAGCTCCCGCCACGGCAATTCCCGCAACCAGCCGTAACAGCCAAGGGACCGTGGAAAAGGGAACAAAAAAAGGAGGAAGCAACCATTCCGCCACGCCACCACCAATCAGACAAATCATAAAAAAGCGTGGCGGCATTAACCACGAAATACCGGGGGAGTCTATAGCTGGCACCGACACGACACACCTCCATGCATATGCATCTGTGCTCAACTAATATAATGACAACTAACTTGTCAATTTTTATCTCGGGTTGGACAGCCAGGAGGACAAAGAATTCTTTGCATCTCCCAGAAGATGGTTCTGGTAGCATCCTGTTAAAATACAGTGGATGCAGCAATGGGTATGTATTTGACGGGAACGCATGACAGTAAGGATACTTGGGGGCACCTGCTTTACGCTGAGCATTCTTGAGACAACATTGACTGCGCATGCAAACGTTAGCCATTCCGAAAAGCAGCATGCATGATAGTTGTTGTTTGGAGTTGCCCCCGCTAAACCGGACGCTCCGAGTTTTGCAATGGATGGATAAAGTCACGAGGCGAGAGTATCCGCAGGGCCTTGTGTGGGGCATTTTCATTGTAGTCTTCAGACCAATCGGGAAGCGGCGCCATCACGGTTTCGGCATCTGGTCGATCATTGCAGAAGATATAATCCAGTTTGAATATTTTGCCGAGAGCTTCAGCCATACCGTTGCTTTGGGGGCTGCGAGCCATGGTAAATTTGCTGACGATTCCCAGCGCGGCGGCAAAAGTAATTGTTTCTTTTGCTGTATAGCAGGAACCGTTGTCGGAAAGCCATTCAACTGGCTGCAATGTATAGCTGTCTACTCTGATGGGAGTATATCATATCCCGGCCATTGTGCTTTTTGTGGGGTCAGGTGGATGTCCGTTGCCGCCGATATCAGCCCGCCTTGCGCGGATTGGCGGACAGTCTGTCCAGCAGGCGGTCGTAATAGGGATCGTCCTGCTCAATCTGCATGGGCCGCTGAAAGCGCATTTTGGCCCGCGTGATCATAAAGCGCACCCTTTGCATCTGGCGCACGCGCTCCTGCTCGTCCTCGCACTGCTCCAGCAGATCCACAAGCCTGTTCAGTTCCTTGCGCTCCTCAAGCTCTGGCGGCAGGCAGCCAGCATTGCGCAGTATCTTGTAGGCCATACGCATTTCTTCCGGCACATGGCTCAGGTCTTCAATCTCAAGGGGTTTGCCAGCGCCGGGCAGGTTGTCAAAAGCCCCTTGCGACAGGGCTTCCTCAATGCGGCGTTCCGCCACAAGCTGGATGACAGACCAGGGATTGGCGTCACTCATGGGCATCCTCGTCCGGCGGCAGGGCGTCTGTTTGCGGGGCAGATTCCGGGCTGTCGCTCCACAGTTTTTTCCATTCCATAAGCAGGCGCAGGGCGTCCAGCGGGCTGAGTTCATCAGGATTAAGCTCGCGCAGCAGCAGAACAAGCGGGTGTTCCGAGCGCGGCGGCGCGGCGGCAATCTCCGGCAGTTCCGGCTCTTTTTTTGCTGGCTCCGGCAGGCTCAGGCCCGGCAGGGAGACCGCAGAAACCACGGTTCTTCTGGCGCTGTCGCGCCCACGCTCAAGCCCCTGCAATATGGCTCTGGCCCGCTGCACCACGGGGCCGGGCACACCCGCAAGGCGGGCCACCTCCACGCCGTAGCTGCGGTCTGAAGGGCCGGGAACCAGCTTGTGCAGAAAGAGAATGTCGTTGTTGTATTCGCGGATGGCGATGTTCATGGTGAACACGCCCGCAATGCGGCCTTCCAGGGCTGTCAGCTCGTGGTAGTGGGTGGCAAAGAGGGTGCGCAGGTCGCCGCCAGCCCGCTTAGCAAGGTCTTCCACCACGGCCCAGGCCAGGGCCACGCCGTCATAGGTGCTGGTACCACGGCCAATTTCGTCCAGAATCACAAGGCTGCGGCGGGTGGCCTGACGCAGAATGCGGGCCGTTTCCATCATTTCCACCATAAAGGTGCTCTGGCCCTGCGCGAGGTTGTCTGATGCGCCCACGCGCGAAAACAGCCGGTCTACCAGCCCAAGGCGGGCGGCGCTGGCAGGAACCATGGAACCCATCTGCGCCAGCAGGCTGATGATGGCAACTTGCCGCAGCACGGTGGATTTACCGGCCATGTTGGGGCCTGTGAGCAGGCACAGGCGGCGTCCGGCATCAAGGCGAAAATCGTTGGGCACAAAATTGGCGCGGCCAAGCATGGCTTCAACCACAGGGTGCCGCCCCTCGCGGATGTCCAGATTGGCCTCTGCGTCAAGCTCCGGCCTGCACCAGTTGTTGGTGCGGCCCACCTGCGCAAGGCTCTGCCAGTAGTCGAGCTGGGCAACCATATCCGCCGCGTGGATGATGCGTTCGCGCTGGGCGGCCATGTGGGTGCGAAGATCCTGAAACAGCGAGTACTCCAGCGTCTTGCGCTTGTCTGCGGCAGACAAAAGCTCTTCTTCAAGCTCTTTCAGTTCCACCGTGGTGAAGCGCTCGGCATTGGCAAGGCTCTGGCGGCGGATAAAATGGAAGGGCGCAGGGCCGCTGTGAGCCGCGCGCGTAAGCTCGTAATAATAGCCGAACACACGGTTAAAGCCCAGCTTGAGCTTGCTGATGCCTGTTTTTTCCTGTTCCTCGGCCAGCATGTTCTGGAGCTTCTGTTCGCCGTGTTCCGCCAGATCAAGCAGGCGGTCAAGTTCCGCATTATAGCCGGTTTTGAACAGGCCGCCCTCGGTAATGACCGCAGGGGGGCTGTCCACCAGGGCGTTTTGCAGCAGGGCCGCGTAGTCTTCCATGTTGTCCCACGACTTGACCACATCGGCAACGCTCTTGGGCATCTGACCCGCAGGAGCGGAAGTTGTGTCAGAATTCGCCCCGGAAGGTGTGCCAGCCCCTTGCAGGGCGGCATACACATCCGGCAGGGCCGCAAGGCTGTTGCGCAGGGCAATAAAATCGCGCGGCGCGCCCTGATTCAGGCTGATGCGCGTGGAGAGCCGCTCCAGGTCGTAGACATTTTTCAAAGCTTCGCGCAGTGCGGCGCGGCGGACATCGTCCGCATGAAAAAAGGCCACAGCGTCCTGAACGCGGGTGATGGGGCCAAGCTCTCGCCAGGGGTGGCGCAGCATGTCTTCAAGCAGCCTGCCGCCCATGGGAGTCATGGTGTCGTCCAGCACATGGCGCAGGGTGCCTTTGCCCTTGCGGCCATTGAGGCGGCAAAAAATTTCAAGGTTACGCTCGGTCACATCGTCAATGAGCAGGCGGCGGCCAAGATCAAGGGGGACAAAGGGCATGAGGTGGTCGGGGTTGCGCATCTGCGTCTGGCTCAGATAGACCAGCAGCGCGCCGCAAGCCCGCATGAGCTCCGGCTTGCCTTCCAGTCCAAGAGCGCCAGCCTCGCGCACGCCCTGAGCGGCCACAACGCGCTCTGTGGCGCGTTTGAGGTCAAACTGGGGCGCGGGCATGCGCACAAGCCTTATGCCTTCCAGAATGCACCGTTGGGGCGGCTCGACCCCTTCCGGCACCAGCAGTTCGCGCGGGGCAAGTTTTTGCACCCACTGCCACAGTTCGGCCTCGCGCTTGAACTCAACGCCAGACCACTGGCCCGTGGAAATATCCGCCCAGGCAAGGCCGCCAGCCCCACCCGAGGCGGAGGGGCACAGCGCCCCCAAAAAGTTATGGCTCTTGCTGGCGAGGTTGGCGTCTTCCAGCACTGTGCCTGGCGTGATAACGCGCGTAACGGCCCTCTTGACCAGCCCCTTGGCGGCCTTGGGGTCTTCTGTCTGGTCGCAGATGGCAACGTGGTAGCCCTTGTCGATGAGCTGGGCCACGTAGCCCTCCACCGCATGCCACGGCACGCCGCACATGGGGATGGGGTTTTCTGCGTCCCTGCTGCGGCTGGTGAGGGCAATCTGAAGCTCGCGGGCCGCGACCTTGGCGTCTTCAAGAAACAGTTCATAAAAGTCGCCCATACGGTAGAACAGCAGGGCATCGGGGTGTTCGGCCTTGATGCCCATGTACTGTTCAAACATGGGAGTCAGCTTTACGGGGGCTTCAGACATAATAATTCTTGGGGTGATGGTGACGGTTGCGGATTACCGCAGCCATAAAAAAATTGTGGCGCTGCCCAGACCCTCAGCCGAACAGCGCCACAAAGCGGATTGCAAAAAGTCTAGTGCTGCTTGTCAGGATCCGGAACCAGCGATTCTTCGGCGGCAACAGCCGTTGCGGCAACGGGGGCCATAGACGCGGGCTGTGCGTCGGCCTTGCCGTTCTTGCTCAAGAACTGCGAGCGGGCTGTGTCTGCGCCAAGCTTTTTCTTGGTTTTTTCCAGTTCGCGCTCAAGGCTGCTGATCTGCCATTTCTGTTTCATCAGGCGGGCGGTCAGATTGACCTTGTCCCACACCAGAAAGCCCAGAGTCATCAAGGCGCCACAGGCGAAGGCCGCGATGACCAGAAAATAGAAGGGCAGGGCGATGGAAGACATGGCGGGAATAAAGAACAGGTTGAGCGTGAGCACCATGCTCTGGGAGAGCGCGCCCTGGTTCTGAAAAAAGAACACAAGAGCGAGGAAAAAGAGGATGGCGAGCAAAAATACTTTGATATACCGCATAGACATACTCCTCAGGCTAAATAAAGCTATCTCAAAAAAACTTCACGGGCTTTTTGAGAATGCCGCATCGCCCAAGAGGGCACAGCATCGCGCTCTCCAGCCGGTCTTTGTCGCCCCCTGCGAAAAAGACAATCCCCGCCACAAGGTCATGCAGCCCTTACGAGCCGCAACCTTCCTGCCCGGGCGTGGAAGCGGCGCGGTCTTGCTTGCCATTGGCCGCGCCATTCGTGAAATACGGTTTCAGTGCCGCATAGGTGCGGCTCAAGTGTTCGGGCATGGTGCGCACTTCGTCAAACACTGCCATGAATGAAGAGTCGCCCGTCCAGCGCGGCACCAGGTGAAAATGCAGGTGTTCGCGAATGCCCGCGCCCGCTGCCTGCCCCTGGTTCAGGCCGATATTGATGCCTTCACAGTTAAAGTGCTGCTTTAAGATCACCGTGCACTGCTGTAAAAGATCCATGATTTCATGGGTTTCTTCCGGATTGAGGTCAGCCAGCAGCATAACGTGCCGATATGGGCACACCATGATATGCCCGTTATTATACGGGAACTTGTTCATGATGACAAAGGCCATCCGGCCTCTGTGCAGTACCAGGCGCTGCTCGTCATCCGCCGTATGCTCGGGGAGGCAGAACACGCAGGAGTCTGGCTTGGGGCCAAGAATGTACTCAATGCGCCATGGAGCCCATAGTTGTTTCATAGTTGGTTTCTATACACCTCTTATAAACGCTGGGCAAGTGAAGAATTCCGACTGGTTTGTTCTTCATTCCCATTGCCGGATTTTGCAGCGATACTGCACACGAGGCTGCGCGCCAGATCCATCTGCTGCTCTGGCGTTGCGGCCGTGCCGTCAAGTTTGGCTGCAAGCACGGCGTCCAGAATGCGCCCAAAGGCGGGGCCGGGTTCCAGCCCCATGATGCGCAGGTCTTCGCCGCTCACATCCGTCTTTTCTTTGCGCCACTGGGTAATGTAGCGCGAAAGGTTTTTTTGCAAGGCGGCGTTGCTTGTGTCTGCCATGAGGTAGAGCAGGCATTCGAGCGAAAGGGGCCGCAGCAGGGCGCACAGGGCGCTGATGCTCTCCTTGCCTGCCTCATGGTCTTTTTGCCACGGCTCCAGCTTGCCGCGCACCACGCGCATGTGCTCTCGCTGGCGCAGAATGTCGGCCCGCCGGGGTTCGGGCAGGCCCATACGCTGATAGTGATTTGCCGTATCGGCATAGCTCATGTTGTGGTTGAGGGCCAGAAAGAAGGCCAGCCAGGGTTGGGCTGCCTCTTCAAAATATAACAGCCTGTACCACGTGAGCGTTTCCTGAAGCCGCAGCAGCAGGTTTTTGCGCGTGGGATTAAGCGACAGCATGGGAGAAACCGCCTCCAGCACGCCAAGCTGGTCGAGCCGCGCAATGCAGGCCGAAGGGTCTTCCTCATCGCAGATATGCTGAAATTCGTGGAACAGCCGAAAGCCCGAGAGCTTGTCCATAAGCTTGAGCTTGAGGGCGTTCTTGATGAGCTTTTCCGTACCTGACCCGATATGGAAGTTATAGCGCTGCTCAAAGCGTACAGCCCTGAGGCAGCGGGTGGGGTCTTCCACAAAGCTCAGGGTGTGCAGCACCCTGATGACGCGCTCCTTGATGTCGCGTTGCCCGCCGAAAAAATCCACCAACTGGCCGAACGGTTCGCAGTCAAGCCGCACAGCCAGCGCGTTGATGGAAAAATCGCGGCGGAACAGATCCATCTTGATGGACGAAAGCTCAACCGTGGGCAGGGCCGCTGGGTATTCATAGTATTCAAGGCGCGCCGTGGCTACGTCGATGCGGGCTTCGGCCCCTGCGGCATCGATGTAAATGACCACCGAGGTGAGGAACTTCTGGTGTTCGCGCACACGCCCGTTGAGTTCTTTTGCCAGCGCCCGCGCAAGGGCTATGCCGTTGCCCTCCACCACCAGATCAATATCCTGGTTGGGGCGCTGGAGCAGAAGATCGCGTACAAAGCCGCCCACGGCATATACCGGCAGCCCAAGCTCCCTGCCCAGCCTGCCCGCAAGATGCAGCATGTTGCGGCTGGCAAGGGGCAGTCTGTCCTGTATGAGTTTGCCGAGGTTGCGCTCCTTGCCGCCGGTGGTGCGCGGTTCCGGCATATGGCCCGGCTCCTGCGCAAAAACATTGATAAGGTCGGTGCGCGTGACCACGCCGACAACCTTGTCGTCTTCCACAATGGGCACAAGGCGCTGGCGGCCCCCCACGATGGTTGTGGTCAGATCCTTGAGCGTTGCGTCTGGCGGCAGGGTGGTGATTCTGCGGCTCATGTAGTCTTCAACCGTGGATGCGCCAAGGCCGTGTGCGCTGGCCCGCGAGGCCGTGAGGGCATCCAGCAGGCCGATGCACTGGCGGGTATCGGGCATGAAGACCGGTACGGCCTTGAGCCCGAAGTGGAGCATGAGTTCATCCGCCTCATGAATGGTGGCGGTGGTCTCAATGCCCACTGCTGGCGAAGACATATATTCGCGCGCGGTTTTATCGGGGTAGGCCTGGGCGTACAGGTGGCGCAAAATCATATCGCGCACTTCATGCACTGTCATGGAGCGCACGGAGGCCGAAGCCGCGTAGGCATGCCCGCCGCCGCCAAGGGCCGCGCAGATGTCGCCCACGTTGATGGCCTCGTTGCGGCTGCGGGCCACAACCTGGATGCGGTCGTCCATAAGCCCGATGGCAAACAGCACCGGGAATCTTTCCATTTCCATGAGGCGGTGGGCCAGATAGGCAAAATCACCCAGATAATGCTCCATGGCCGCTTCTGAAAGCGTAACCTGAACATTGTTGATGTTGTACGTCTGGGTGGATTCCAGCAGGCTGTTCAAGGCCTGAATGTGCAGGCTCGTGAGCTCGTGGGCCGCCAGGGCATCAATGCGGTTCACATCCATGCCCTGCCCGAGCAGCCATGCCGCCGCCATAAAATCGGCCTGCGTGGTTGAAGAGTAGGTGAAAGAGCCGGTATCGCCATAAATGCCAAGACCCAGCAGGGTGGCATCGTCCGCGCTGAGGCTGAGGCCCCGCTCCGAAATGGCCTGCACAATGAGGCTTGTGACAGAGCCTATGTGCGCCATGTGCGTGTGCGGGCTTGTGATGTCGTCCGTGGAATCCGGGTGGTGATCCCACAGCTCCACGGTTACGTCATCACGGTCGAGCAGTTGGGCCACATGGCTTATGCGTCCACGCTGGCGGGTATCCACAACCACAAGGCGGGTTATGGACTCCCACGGAATGGCCGGAGTTTCCACAATGCCCAGCGCCGCCGTATCCAGCCCGGCAATGAGTTTTTGCAGGCCGCGCTCCTGCGTGCCGGGAAAGAGCAGCACATGCGGGGTGTAAAGAAAGCGGGCCGCCAGCATGGCTGCAAAGGCGTCAAAATCTGCACTTGCGTGGCAGGTGATGAGCGTTGTCCCGGCTGTATGCTGCAACGTAGAGGCCACAGATGCGGACGCCGCCTGTGGGGTGGTTTCCGGCGCGGGGATCACTGGCGGCTCCGGGGGTGGAATTGATGGTGTATGCCGCGCAGGCGTTCGGCCTGCACATGGGTGTAAATTTCTGTGGCGCTTATGTCGGCATGGCCAAGCAGCATCTGCACGGCGCGCAGGTCTGCGCCGCCCTCGAGCAGGTGCGTGGCAAAGGAATGCCTGAACGTGTGCGGCGAAATGGCGCGGCGGATGCCCGCTTCGAGCGCGTACTTTTTAACCATTTTCCACACGTACTGGCGCGTCAGGGCACGGCCCGAGCGGTTGACGAAAAGCTGGTTGCCTGTGGGCGCAAACAGGGGCCTGCATGCGCTGATATAGTCTGCCAGCATCTGCTGCATAAGGTTGTGCAGGGGCACCAGCCTTTCCTTGGAGCCCTTGCCAAAAACGCGTACCAGGCCGCGTTGCAGGTCAAGATCCGGCACGCACATGGTGCACAGCTCAGAAACGCGCAAGCCTGCGGCGTACAGAAGCTCAAGCATGCAGCGGTCGCGCTTGCCGCTTTTGTCGCGCAGGTCTGGCTGGGCAAGCAGGGATTCCATTTCGTCCCTTGTCAGCACCTCCGGCAGGTGCTGGGGCAATTTGGGGTTTTCCAGCAATTCAGCGGGGTTTTTACGCAGCCTGCCTTCTTCAACTGCAAAGGCGAAAAATGCCCGCAGGGCAGAAAGACGCCGTGCAAGGGTGCGCCCTGTGTTCTGCCGTGCGCGCAGCCAGGCAAGGTACAGAAAAATCTCCTGCTCATCGGGGTCGGGCAGGGATTCTTCCGCCGCGCCCTGAGCCAGTTCCTGCCGGTACAGAAAAAAACTCTCCAGATCCTGCCCGTAGGCTTCAACCGTATTGGGCGAAAGGCCGCGCTGGGCCAGTAAAAAATCCCGCCACAGGGGTAAAAGGGTTGCCAGGGCAGGGGCTTTGGTGCGTGGATGTGCCATGCGCCCATGCTAGCCGCCTTACCGCAACGGAGCAAGCCTTTTGCAATCAAAACCGCCCGGATGCGTTGGATGCGGTGGGCTTTATCCTTTCCGCGAAAAAAGATATGCTGCAAACCTTGCTAAAAAGCGGGCTGAACCTATCTGAAGGAAACCTGATGGCAGATCAAACAAAGCTGCGGGCCTACGTGAGCCTTGGCTCCAACTGCGACAACGCGGCAGAAAAACTTGCAGCAGCGCTGGACGCCCTTGCGGAACTGCCGGAAATGGGCATCGGCGCAGTATCCCCCGTCTATCGGACAGAACCGCAGGAATACACGGAGCAACCCTGGTTTCTTAACCAGGTTGTTGAACTTTTTCCCGGTGATAGCTGGCGGCCTTGCAGCCTTGTGGACGCCCTGCTGGACATAGAAGCCAGGCTTGGACGGGTGCGCAGTCCTGACCCGGTACTGCGTTTTGGGCCGCGCGTGATTGATGTTGACCTGTTGCTTTTTGGGCAGGAGCGGAGCACCGATCCTCATTGCCTTGTGCCGCATCCACGGCTGACGGTGCGGGCTTTTGTCATGCGGCCATTGCTTGATATTGCGCCCCTGATCGTTGTAGACGGCCTGCCCGTAAGGGATTGGTTGGCGCGTACAGTATGCCGCGTGGAAGGGGACAGAATTTTTCAGTGACTGGTGCCGCCCTCTGTGATACTGTTTCCAACGGCTTTAATATGCCTGAAAGGGCTGCACTCCAGCCTTACGCGACCCGTGCCACGGGATTAAGGAGCATAACAAATGGTAAAGTGGCTTATTCTGATTTTGGCGGGCTACGCCCTATATCGCCTTTTTGCCAATGATCTGAACAAGAAGAAAAAGGAAAACAAGCAGGAAAGCGCTGCTGAAATGGAGCGTAAGGTTGCCGCTGGCGAAATGGTCAAAGACCCCGAATGCGGCGCGTATGTGGCCGTTGATGGCTCTATTTCCGTGCGTGACGGCGAAAAAGTTCACCGTTTCTGTAGCTACGAATGCCGCGACAAGTTCCTGCAACGCCTTGAAGAAGGCGGCCGGGAACTGCCCCCCCGCGAAGAATAGTCTTTTTCAGCGTATCTGGAACAGGCCATTTTGTTCCCTTATGCTTCAGATAGTTTGCTGGGCATGATGTGATTTTGTGCAGGTAGCATAAAACCGCCCGCCGGGATAATCCCAGCGGGCGGTTTTTTTGCGGCCTATTGCTGCCAGTAAGCTCTGTCGTTTCCCATTGTGCCCGCATAGGTGTGCCGGGCATGCCGGGCGGCTTCTTCCCTTTCCTTTTCCTTCTCTCTGGCGATAGCCATGAAAAGCCGTATGCGGTTGAGCTGATTGGCTTCACTGCTGCCGGGGTCGTAATCCAGCGCCATTATGTTTGCCTCCGAGCGCTGACGGCGCACGGCCTTGAACGCGCCGCGCCCCACCACGTGGTTCGGCAGGCAGCCAAAGGGTTGCAGGCAGAGTATGTTGTTTGTGCCGTGTTCGAGAAACTCCAGCATCTCTGCGGGCAGCAGCCAGCCCTCGCCGGCGCTGTTGCCAAGGGACATGACGCTTTCGCCCAGCCGGGCCAGATCGTCAATATGCGCCACAGGCATGACGTGGGCGCTCAGGGGCGAGGTGTTGAGCGCGCCGCGCATGTAGCGGCGCACACCTTCAATGCGGCGCATCACAAGGGCATTGCCCAGCGCAGCCCAGGCGCTGCCGCCCTGATAGCGCCAGTCGTACACGGCATCCCGCAGGCAGTAGAGCATGAAGTTGGCAAAGTCCGGCAAGAGCGGTTCGCCGCCTTCCTGTCTGATCTGTTCGACAATGTGATTGTTGGCGTCTGCATGGTAGGTCAGCAGAATTTCGCCCACAACAGCCACCCTCGGCTTGGGGGCCAGAGCCGTGCGGATGGAGGCAAAATCCTGCACCAGGCGGGGCAGCAGTTGCCGCAGGGCGGTTTCATCGCCTTTACGCACTACCGGAATCAGGGTTTGCAGCCAGTGCTGCACCCTGTCTTCGGTTTGCCCTACATGGCATTCGTAGGTGCCCGTAAACAGCGAAAGCCTTTGCAGCATGTCGCCGGCAAGCATGCCAAGCAGCATGCGCCAGAGCAGGGCGCGGTCTGGCCGCAGGCCGGGCTGGCTCTCTGACCCCGAGGCATTGAGCGTGAGCACGGGCACCGGGTCGTAGCCGTATTCCATAAGCGCCTTGCGCAGCAGGGCCGGATAGTTGCTGGCCCGGCAGGGGCCGCAGGTCTGCGAAAGCAGCAGTGCCGTGCGGCGTGGATCAAGACCGCCATCGCGCAGAGCCTGCAATAGCTGACCGATAGCCACGATGGCCGGGTAGCAGGCATCGTTGTTTACATAGGCCTGCCCAAGACTCACGGCTTCTGTGCTCACCGTGGG
Above is a window of Desulfovibrio desulfuricans DSM 642 DNA encoding:
- a CDS encoding methyltransferase family protein; this encodes MSVPAIDSPGISWLMPPRFFMICLIGGGVAEWLLPPFFVPFSTVPWLLRLVAGIAVAGAVFFFMMSGHSRFISVGTAVKTCRPATELVTGSSYRFSRNPMYVGLVAILLGVGAGANSLPMMLSALAMYLYLDRYVIRREERYLRQRFGADYNAYCRNVRRWL
- a CDS encoding DnaJ family domain-containing protein → MSDANPWSVIQLVAERRIEEALSQGAFDNLPGAGKPLEIEDLSHVPEEMRMAYKILRNAGCLPPELEERKELNRLVDLLEQCEDEQERVRQMQRVRFMITRAKMRFQRPMQIEQDDPYYDRLLDRLSANPRKAG
- the mutS gene encoding DNA mismatch repair protein MutS, with the translated sequence MSEAPVKLTPMFEQYMGIKAEHPDALLFYRMGDFYELFLEDAKVAARELQIALTSRSRDAENPIPMCGVPWHAVEGYVAQLIDKGYHVAICDQTEDPKAAKGLVKRAVTRVITPGTVLEDANLASKSHNFLGALCPSASGGAGGLAWADISTGQWSGVEFKREAELWQWVQKLAPRELLVPEGVEPPQRCILEGIRLVRMPAPQFDLKRATERVVAAQGVREAGALGLEGKPELMRACGALLVYLSQTQMRNPDHLMPFVPLDLGRRLLIDDVTERNLEIFCRLNGRKGKGTLRHVLDDTMTPMGGRLLEDMLRHPWRELGPITRVQDAVAFFHADDVRRAALREALKNVYDLERLSTRISLNQGAPRDFIALRNSLAALPDVYAALQGAGTPSGANSDTTSAPAGQMPKSVADVVKSWDNMEDYAALLQNALVDSPPAVITEGGLFKTGYNAELDRLLDLAEHGEQKLQNMLAEEQEKTGISKLKLGFNRVFGYYYELTRAAHSGPAPFHFIRRQSLANAERFTTVELKELEEELLSAADKRKTLEYSLFQDLRTHMAAQRERIIHAADMVAQLDYWQSLAQVGRTNNWCRPELDAEANLDIREGRHPVVEAMLGRANFVPNDFRLDAGRRLCLLTGPNMAGKSTVLRQVAIISLLAQMGSMVPASAARLGLVDRLFSRVGASDNLAQGQSTFMVEMMETARILRQATRRSLVILDEIGRGTSTYDGVALAWAVVEDLAKRAGGDLRTLFATHYHELTALEGRIAGVFTMNIAIREYNNDILFLHKLVPGPSDRSYGVEVARLAGVPGPVVQRARAILQGLERGRDSARRTVVSAVSLPGLSLPEPAKKEPELPEIAAAPPRSEHPLVLLLRELNPDELSPLDALRLLMEWKKLWSDSPESAPQTDALPPDEDAHE
- a CDS encoding LapA family protein; the encoded protein is MRYIKVFLLAILFFLALVFFFQNQGALSQSMVLTLNLFFIPAMSSIALPFYFLVIAAFACGALMTLGFLVWDKVNLTARLMKQKWQISSLERELEKTKKKLGADTARSQFLSKNGKADAQPASMAPVAATAVAAEESLVPDPDKQH
- a CDS encoding HIT family protein; the protein is MKQLWAPWRIEYILGPKPDSCVFCLPEHTADDEQRLVLHRGRMAFVIMNKFPYNNGHIMVCPYRHVMLLADLNPEETHEIMDLLQQCTVILKQHFNCEGINIGLNQGQAAGAGIREHLHFHLVPRWTGDSSFMAVFDEVRTMPEHLSRTYAALKPYFTNGAANGKQDRAASTPGQEGCGS
- a CDS encoding CBS domain-containing protein — encoded protein: MQHTAGTTLITCHASADFDAFAAMLAARFLYTPHVLLFPGTQERGLQKLIAGLDTAALGIVETPAIPWESITRLVVVDTRQRGRISHVAQLLDRDDVTVELWDHHPDSTDDITSPHTHMAHIGSVTSLIVQAISERGLSLSADDATLLGLGIYGDTGSFTYSSTTQADFMAAAWLLGQGMDVNRIDALAAHELTSLHIQALNSLLESTQTYNINNVQVTLSEAAMEHYLGDFAYLAHRLMEMERFPVLFAIGLMDDRIQVVARSRNEAINVGDICAALGGGGHAYAASASVRSMTVHEVRDMILRHLYAQAYPDKTAREYMSSPAVGIETTATIHEADELMLHFGLKAVPVFMPDTRQCIGLLDALTASRASAHGLGASTVEDYMSRRITTLPPDATLKDLTTTIVGGRQRLVPIVEDDKVVGVVTRTDLINVFAQEPGHMPEPRTTGGKERNLGKLIQDRLPLASRNMLHLAGRLGRELGLPVYAVGGFVRDLLLQRPNQDIDLVVEGNGIALARALAKELNGRVREHQKFLTSVVIYIDAAGAEARIDVATARLEYYEYPAALPTVELSSIKMDLFRRDFSINALAVRLDCEPFGQLVDFFGGQRDIKERVIRVLHTLSFVEDPTRCLRAVRFEQRYNFHIGSGTEKLIKNALKLKLMDKLSGFRLFHEFQHICDEEDPSACIARLDQLGVLEAVSPMLSLNPTRKNLLLRLQETLTWYRLLYFEEAAQPWLAFFLALNHNMSYADTANHYQRMGLPEPRRADILRQREHMRVVRGKLEPWQKDHEAGKESISALCALLRPLSLECLLYLMADTSNAALQKNLSRYITQWRKEKTDVSGEDLRIMGLEPGPAFGRILDAVLAAKLDGTAATPEQQMDLARSLVCSIAAKSGNGNEEQTSRNSSLAQRL
- the xerD gene encoding site-specific tyrosine recombinase XerD; this translates as MAHPRTKAPALATLLPLWRDFLLAQRGLSPNTVEAYGQDLESFFLYRQELAQGAAEESLPDPDEQEIFLYLAWLRARQNTGRTLARRLSALRAFFAFAVEEGRLRKNPAELLENPKLPQHLPEVLTRDEMESLLAQPDLRDKSGKRDRCMLELLYAAGLRVSELCTMCVPDLDLQRGLVRVFGKGSKERLVPLHNLMQQMLADYISACRPLFAPTGNQLFVNRSGRALTRQYVWKMVKKYALEAGIRRAISPHTFRHSFATHLLEGGADLRAVQMLLGHADISATEIYTHVQAERLRGIHHQFHPRSRQ
- the folK gene encoding 2-amino-4-hydroxy-6-hydroxymethyldihydropteridine diphosphokinase — translated: MADQTKLRAYVSLGSNCDNAAEKLAAALDALAELPEMGIGAVSPVYRTEPQEYTEQPWFLNQVVELFPGDSWRPCSLVDALLDIEARLGRVRSPDPVLRFGPRVIDVDLLLFGQERSTDPHCLVPHPRLTVRAFVMRPLLDIAPLIVVDGLPVRDWLARTVCRVEGDRIFQ
- a CDS encoding TRASH domain-containing protein; its protein translation is MVKWLILILAGYALYRLFANDLNKKKKENKQESAAEMERKVAAGEMVKDPECGAYVAVDGSISVRDGEKVHRFCSYECRDKFLQRLEEGGRELPPREE